One segment of Tenrec ecaudatus isolate mTenEca1 chromosome 1, mTenEca1.hap1, whole genome shotgun sequence DNA contains the following:
- the LOC142434901 gene encoding olfactory receptor 2A7-like — MQDSPWNNYSSVSEFILLGFSRDAQINVILFNVFLFLYLCTLLGNGLIVTLIHLDSRLHTPMYFFLSVLSMLDMSYVTTTVPQMLVHLLCQKKAISYAGCVAQMYMFLVLGITEGWLFSVMAYDRYVAICHPLRYKVIMSPWLCGAMVVFCGLWGVSCSLVYTVFTMRLPYCGSNEINHFFCEVPAVLKLACADTTLNDRVDFILGFILLLIPLSFILASYVRIFTTILKIRSTQGRLKAFSTCASHITVVTMFCGPAMFMYMNPGANASPERDKKLALFYNVISAFLNPIIYSLRNKDVKRAFFKVTGWGRTTE, encoded by the coding sequence ATGCAGGACTCCCCCTGGAACAATTACAGCTCTGTGTCTGAATTCATCCTTCTGGGCTTTTCCAGAGATGCCCAAATTAATGTAATTCTCTTCAACGTATTCCTCTTCCTCTACCTCTGTACACTTCTGGGTAACGGGCTCATCGTCACACTGATTCACCTGGACTCTCGCCTCCACacgcccatgtacttcttcctcagtGTCCTCTCCATGCTGGACATGAGTTATGTCACCACTACTGTGCCTCAGATGTTGGTGCATCTGCTCTGCCAGAAGAAAGCGATCTCTTATGCAGGTTGTGTGGCCCAGATGTACATGTTCTTGGTCTTGGGCATTACTGAGGGCTGGCTTTTCTCTGTCATGGCCTACGACAGATATGTAGCCATCTGCCACCCACTCAGGTACAAAGTTATTATGAGCCCATGGTTATGTGGGGCAATGGTGGTCTTTTGTGGGCTATGGGGCGTCAGCTGTTCCCTGGTCTACACTGTCTTCACCATGCGTCTGCCCTATTGTGGCTCAAATGAAATCAACCACTTCTTCTGTGAGGTCCCTGCTGTCTTGAAGCTGGCTTGTGCAGACACCACCCTCAATGACCGGGTCGATTTTATCCTGGGCTTTATCCTCCTCCTGATACCTCTCTCCTTCATTCTGGCCTCTTACGTTCGAATCTTTACCACCATTTTGAAAATCCGCTCAACTCAGGGTCGGCTGaaagccttttccacctgtgCATCCCATATCACGGTGGTCACCATGTTCTGTGGACCTGCCATGTTCATGTACATGAACCCTGGAGCCAATGCCTCTCCAGAAAGGGACAAGAAATTAGCCCTGTTTTATAATGTCATCTCTGCCTTTCTCAACCCCatcatctacagcctcagaaacaaagATGTGAAGAGGGCCTTCTTCAAGGTCACAGGCTGGGGCAGGACCACTGAGTGA